Proteins from one Ananas comosus cultivar F153 linkage group 5, ASM154086v1, whole genome shotgun sequence genomic window:
- the LOC109710184 gene encoding uncharacterized protein LOC109710184 isoform X2, with product MSEMEGELISTTSEAKADIESEDAKTEVSMVSIDIEPSSAHDLDRGKLVASQSDIDMEPCEGMEFESEEAARAFYSAYARHVGFRIRISRYTRSRRDNSIISRRLVCSKEGFREVRAHEGFLKEQRHRHRAITRVGCKAMIMVKKFEPGKWVVTKFVKEHNHGPVPPRKAEITSVRPDHDLIGKPYLIGGDTLQEPFEGMEFDSEDAAKLFYINYARSTGFRARISKYCRSRRDNSIISRQIVCSKEGFREMRVKKEISADEGKAKRPRMITRIGCKAMIIVKKVNSGKWVVTKFEKEHNHDLLTTKKVPYGQLDIGSGKELFNSLDDNLGPNGVKIEGECYYGTQGGASRESLTVLYNQLCHEAIKYAQEGSVTEEIYNVAMSALKEAVEKVSAAKRGILRKHTFIVSHRSNFTNTTQGKSLNEVQCSNEVQLANTEQQLKLLQQQPVSLVLIPSNFLGNSGSSNCSTKGSVMLSVPSNGGQGGDRPEDLDLPTENKREVQSTDKDMHVNGSGSSQNSQEVGDGQISIIQCSDRSISGPSKANMVAVPALPVTLYMPVMGSLPTACAATPGRSYTLVATPVEALPLSSCPAEQPVSQSQNLAPSGHSDQYRGPNPLVHATAIACGARVVPPKAAASLIRAIEAKIKAKGVTVTKSSPHPLEENQREHEQSITKSEPLPEEMELHSVGRNTTENENSAEDLSVFEKHSRGFIGV from the exons ATGTCAGAAATGGAAGGTGAACTAATTAGCACCACTAGTGAGGCCAAAGCTGACATTGAGTCAGAAGATGCCAAAACGGAAGTTTCCATGGTTTCCATCGATATTGAACCTTCATCTGCACATGACCTCGATAGAGGTAAACTAGTTGCATCACAAAGTGACATAGACATGGAACCATGTGAAGGAATGGAGTTTGAATCAGAAGAAGCTGCTAGGGCATTCTACAGTGCGTATGCGCGACATGTTGGCTTTAGGATCCGCATCAGTAGGTACACCCGGTCTAGGCGGGACAACTCTATTATTTCTCGGAGATTAGTGTGTTCCAAAGAGGGTTTTCGTGAAGTGCGTGCCCATGAAGGCTTCTTAAAGGAGCAAAGACACAGGCACCGAGCGATCACTAGGGTTGGCTGCAAGGCAATGATTATGGTTAAAAAGTTTGAACCTGGCAAATGGGTAGTTACCAAATTTGTGAAGGAACACAACCACGGGCCAGTGCCACCAAGAAAAGCCGAGATTACGTCAGTTCGGCCTGATCATGATTTGATTGGGAAGCCATACCTTATTGGAGGTGATACTCTTCAAGAACCATTTGAGGGTATGGAATTTGATTCTGAAGATGCGGCGAAGTTGTTCTACAtaaactatgctagaagtacAGGTTTTAGAGCACGCATAAGTAAGTATTGTCGGTCAAGACGTGATAATTCTATTATTTCTCGCCAAATTGTTTGTTCTAAAGAAGGTTTTCGGGAAATGAGGGTGAAGAAGGAGATAAGTGCAGATGAAGGAAAAGCCAAGCGCCCTAGAATGATAACAAGAATTGGTTGCAAAGCAATGATCATTGTCAAGAAGGTAAATTCTGGAAAATGGGTGGTGACCAAGTTCGAGAAGGAGCATAACCATGATTTACTAACTACAAAGAAAGTGCCTTATGGTCAGTTGGATATTGGCTCTGGAAAAGAACTATTCAATTCACTAGATGACAATCTAGGGCCTAATGGGGTAAAAATTGAAGGAGAATGTTATTATGGGACTCAAGGTGGTGCTTCTCGTGAATCTCTAACAGTTCTCTATAATCAGTTATGTCATGAAGCCATTAAATATGCACAAGAAGGGTCAGTGACAGAAGAAATTTACAATGTTGCCATGTCTGCTTTGAAAGAGGCAGTGGAGAAGGTTTCTGCAGCTAAAAGAGGGATTTTGAGGAAACATACTTTTATTGTTTCCCACAGAAGTAACTTTACTAACACGACACAAGGAAAATCTTTGAATGAGGTACAATGTTCCAATGAGGTCCAACTGGCAAATACAGAACAGCAACTCAAGCTTCTACAGCAACAGCCAGTCAGTCTTGTGCTAATCCCATCGAACTTTTTAGGCAATTCAGGCTCATCTAATTGTTCTACTAAAGGCTCGGTGATGCTAAGTGTTCCTTCAAATG GAGGGCAAGGTGGAGATAGACCAGAAGATTTGGATTTGCCTACAGAAAACAAAAGGGAAGTGCAGTCAACTGATAAAGATATGCATGTTAATGGATCTGGATCTTCCCAGAATTCTCAG GAGGTCGGCGATGGCCAAATCAGCATAATACAGTGTAGCGACAGAAGCATTTCTGGACCTTCAAAAGCAAATATGGTGGCTGTTCCTGCACTTCCAGTCACACTGTATATGCCTGTTATGGGAAGCTTACCAACAGCTTGTGCAG CGACACCAGGCAGGTCTTACACACTTGTGGCTACTCCTGTCGAAgcactccctctctcttcttgcCCTGCAGAACAACCTGTCTCGCAATCGCAGAATCTAGCTCCATCTGGTCACTCCGACCAATATAGAGGGCCCAACCCTTTAGTTCATGCCACTGCCATTGCATGTGGGGCACGTGTCGTTCCTCCCAAGGCCGCAGCATCTTTGATCAGGGCCATTGAGGCCAAGATCAAAGCCAAAGGAGTCACTGTAACTAAATCATCACCTCATCCTCTTGAGGAGAACCAAAGAGAACATGAACAATCAATAACAAAGTCCGAACCGTTGCCAGAGGAGATGGAACTGCATTCTGTGGGTAGGAATACCACGGAAAATGAAAACAGCGCAGAGGATTTATCGGTGTTTGAGAAGCATAGCAGAGGATTTATCGGTGTTTGA
- the LOC109710184 gene encoding uncharacterized protein LOC109710184 isoform X1: MSEMEGELISTTSEAKADIESEDAKTEVSMVSIDIEPSSAHDLDRGKLVASQSDIDMEPCEGMEFESEEAARAFYSAYARHVGFRIRISRYTRSRRDNSIISRRLVCSKEGFREVRAHEGFLKEQRHRHRAITRVGCKAMIMVKKFEPGKWVVTKFVKEHNHGPVPPRKAEITSVRPDHDLIGKPYLIGGDTLQEPFEGMEFDSEDAAKLFYINYARSTGFRARISKYCRSRRDNSIISRQIVCSKEGFREMRVKKEISADEGKAKRPRMITRIGCKAMIIVKKVNSGKWVVTKFEKEHNHDLLTTKKVPYGQLDIGSGKELFNSLDDNLGPNGVKIEGECYYGTQGGASRESLTVLYNQLCHEAIKYAQEGSVTEEIYNVAMSALKEAVEKVSAAKRGILRKHTFIVSHRSNFTNTTQGKSLNEVQCSNEVQLANTEQQLKLLQQQPVSLVLIPSNFLGNSGSSNCSTKGSVMLSVPSNGGQGGDRPEDLDLPTENKREVQSTDKDMHVNGSGSSQNSQEVGDGQISIIQCSDRSISGPSKANMVAVPALPVTLYMPVMGSLPTACAAATPGRSYTLVATPVEALPLSSCPAEQPVSQSQNLAPSGHSDQYRGPNPLVHATAIACGARVVPPKAAASLIRAIEAKIKAKGVTVTKSSPHPLEENQREHEQSITKSEPLPEEMELHSVGRNTTENENSAEDLSVFEKHSRGFIGV; this comes from the exons ATGTCAGAAATGGAAGGTGAACTAATTAGCACCACTAGTGAGGCCAAAGCTGACATTGAGTCAGAAGATGCCAAAACGGAAGTTTCCATGGTTTCCATCGATATTGAACCTTCATCTGCACATGACCTCGATAGAGGTAAACTAGTTGCATCACAAAGTGACATAGACATGGAACCATGTGAAGGAATGGAGTTTGAATCAGAAGAAGCTGCTAGGGCATTCTACAGTGCGTATGCGCGACATGTTGGCTTTAGGATCCGCATCAGTAGGTACACCCGGTCTAGGCGGGACAACTCTATTATTTCTCGGAGATTAGTGTGTTCCAAAGAGGGTTTTCGTGAAGTGCGTGCCCATGAAGGCTTCTTAAAGGAGCAAAGACACAGGCACCGAGCGATCACTAGGGTTGGCTGCAAGGCAATGATTATGGTTAAAAAGTTTGAACCTGGCAAATGGGTAGTTACCAAATTTGTGAAGGAACACAACCACGGGCCAGTGCCACCAAGAAAAGCCGAGATTACGTCAGTTCGGCCTGATCATGATTTGATTGGGAAGCCATACCTTATTGGAGGTGATACTCTTCAAGAACCATTTGAGGGTATGGAATTTGATTCTGAAGATGCGGCGAAGTTGTTCTACAtaaactatgctagaagtacAGGTTTTAGAGCACGCATAAGTAAGTATTGTCGGTCAAGACGTGATAATTCTATTATTTCTCGCCAAATTGTTTGTTCTAAAGAAGGTTTTCGGGAAATGAGGGTGAAGAAGGAGATAAGTGCAGATGAAGGAAAAGCCAAGCGCCCTAGAATGATAACAAGAATTGGTTGCAAAGCAATGATCATTGTCAAGAAGGTAAATTCTGGAAAATGGGTGGTGACCAAGTTCGAGAAGGAGCATAACCATGATTTACTAACTACAAAGAAAGTGCCTTATGGTCAGTTGGATATTGGCTCTGGAAAAGAACTATTCAATTCACTAGATGACAATCTAGGGCCTAATGGGGTAAAAATTGAAGGAGAATGTTATTATGGGACTCAAGGTGGTGCTTCTCGTGAATCTCTAACAGTTCTCTATAATCAGTTATGTCATGAAGCCATTAAATATGCACAAGAAGGGTCAGTGACAGAAGAAATTTACAATGTTGCCATGTCTGCTTTGAAAGAGGCAGTGGAGAAGGTTTCTGCAGCTAAAAGAGGGATTTTGAGGAAACATACTTTTATTGTTTCCCACAGAAGTAACTTTACTAACACGACACAAGGAAAATCTTTGAATGAGGTACAATGTTCCAATGAGGTCCAACTGGCAAATACAGAACAGCAACTCAAGCTTCTACAGCAACAGCCAGTCAGTCTTGTGCTAATCCCATCGAACTTTTTAGGCAATTCAGGCTCATCTAATTGTTCTACTAAAGGCTCGGTGATGCTAAGTGTTCCTTCAAATG GAGGGCAAGGTGGAGATAGACCAGAAGATTTGGATTTGCCTACAGAAAACAAAAGGGAAGTGCAGTCAACTGATAAAGATATGCATGTTAATGGATCTGGATCTTCCCAGAATTCTCAG GAGGTCGGCGATGGCCAAATCAGCATAATACAGTGTAGCGACAGAAGCATTTCTGGACCTTCAAAAGCAAATATGGTGGCTGTTCCTGCACTTCCAGTCACACTGTATATGCCTGTTATGGGAAGCTTACCAACAGCTTGTGCAG CAGCGACACCAGGCAGGTCTTACACACTTGTGGCTACTCCTGTCGAAgcactccctctctcttcttgcCCTGCAGAACAACCTGTCTCGCAATCGCAGAATCTAGCTCCATCTGGTCACTCCGACCAATATAGAGGGCCCAACCCTTTAGTTCATGCCACTGCCATTGCATGTGGGGCACGTGTCGTTCCTCCCAAGGCCGCAGCATCTTTGATCAGGGCCATTGAGGCCAAGATCAAAGCCAAAGGAGTCACTGTAACTAAATCATCACCTCATCCTCTTGAGGAGAACCAAAGAGAACATGAACAATCAATAACAAAGTCCGAACCGTTGCCAGAGGAGATGGAACTGCATTCTGTGGGTAGGAATACCACGGAAAATGAAAACAGCGCAGAGGATTTATCGGTGTTTGAGAAGCATAGCAGAGGATTTATCGGTGTTTGA
- the LOC109710184 gene encoding uncharacterized protein LOC109710184 isoform X3 yields the protein MSEMEGELISTTSEAKADIESEDAKTEVSMVSIDIEPSSAHDLDRGKLVASQSDIDMEPCEGMEFESEEAARAFYSAYARHVGFRIRISRYTRSRRDNSIISRRLVCSKEGFREVRAHEGFLKEQRHRHRAITRVGCKAMIMVKKFEPGKWVVTKFVKEHNHGPVPPRKAEITSVRPDHDLIGKPYLIGGDTLQEPFEGMEFDSEDAAKLFYINYARSTGFRARISKYCRSRRDNSIISRQIVCSKEGFREMRVKKEISADEGKAKRPRMITRIGCKAMIIVKKVNSGKWVVTKFEKEHNHDLLTTKKVPYGQLDIGSGKELFNSLDDNLGPNGVKIEGECYYGTQGGASRESLTVLYNQLCHEAIKYAQEGSVTEEIYNVAMSALKEAVEKVSAAKRGILRKHTFIVSHRSNFTNTTQGKSLNEVQCSNEVQLANTEQQLKLLQQQPVSLVLIPSNFLGNSGSSNCSTKGSVMLSVPSNGGQGGDRPEDLDLPTENKREVQSTDKDMHVNGSGSSQNSQEVGDGQISIIQCSDRSISGPSKANMVAVPALPVTLYMPVMGSLPTACAGNRAKKGH from the exons ATGTCAGAAATGGAAGGTGAACTAATTAGCACCACTAGTGAGGCCAAAGCTGACATTGAGTCAGAAGATGCCAAAACGGAAGTTTCCATGGTTTCCATCGATATTGAACCTTCATCTGCACATGACCTCGATAGAGGTAAACTAGTTGCATCACAAAGTGACATAGACATGGAACCATGTGAAGGAATGGAGTTTGAATCAGAAGAAGCTGCTAGGGCATTCTACAGTGCGTATGCGCGACATGTTGGCTTTAGGATCCGCATCAGTAGGTACACCCGGTCTAGGCGGGACAACTCTATTATTTCTCGGAGATTAGTGTGTTCCAAAGAGGGTTTTCGTGAAGTGCGTGCCCATGAAGGCTTCTTAAAGGAGCAAAGACACAGGCACCGAGCGATCACTAGGGTTGGCTGCAAGGCAATGATTATGGTTAAAAAGTTTGAACCTGGCAAATGGGTAGTTACCAAATTTGTGAAGGAACACAACCACGGGCCAGTGCCACCAAGAAAAGCCGAGATTACGTCAGTTCGGCCTGATCATGATTTGATTGGGAAGCCATACCTTATTGGAGGTGATACTCTTCAAGAACCATTTGAGGGTATGGAATTTGATTCTGAAGATGCGGCGAAGTTGTTCTACAtaaactatgctagaagtacAGGTTTTAGAGCACGCATAAGTAAGTATTGTCGGTCAAGACGTGATAATTCTATTATTTCTCGCCAAATTGTTTGTTCTAAAGAAGGTTTTCGGGAAATGAGGGTGAAGAAGGAGATAAGTGCAGATGAAGGAAAAGCCAAGCGCCCTAGAATGATAACAAGAATTGGTTGCAAAGCAATGATCATTGTCAAGAAGGTAAATTCTGGAAAATGGGTGGTGACCAAGTTCGAGAAGGAGCATAACCATGATTTACTAACTACAAAGAAAGTGCCTTATGGTCAGTTGGATATTGGCTCTGGAAAAGAACTATTCAATTCACTAGATGACAATCTAGGGCCTAATGGGGTAAAAATTGAAGGAGAATGTTATTATGGGACTCAAGGTGGTGCTTCTCGTGAATCTCTAACAGTTCTCTATAATCAGTTATGTCATGAAGCCATTAAATATGCACAAGAAGGGTCAGTGACAGAAGAAATTTACAATGTTGCCATGTCTGCTTTGAAAGAGGCAGTGGAGAAGGTTTCTGCAGCTAAAAGAGGGATTTTGAGGAAACATACTTTTATTGTTTCCCACAGAAGTAACTTTACTAACACGACACAAGGAAAATCTTTGAATGAGGTACAATGTTCCAATGAGGTCCAACTGGCAAATACAGAACAGCAACTCAAGCTTCTACAGCAACAGCCAGTCAGTCTTGTGCTAATCCCATCGAACTTTTTAGGCAATTCAGGCTCATCTAATTGTTCTACTAAAGGCTCGGTGATGCTAAGTGTTCCTTCAAATG GAGGGCAAGGTGGAGATAGACCAGAAGATTTGGATTTGCCTACAGAAAACAAAAGGGAAGTGCAGTCAACTGATAAAGATATGCATGTTAATGGATCTGGATCTTCCCAGAATTCTCAG GAGGTCGGCGATGGCCAAATCAGCATAATACAGTGTAGCGACAGAAGCATTTCTGGACCTTCAAAAGCAAATATGGTGGCTGTTCCTGCACTTCCAGTCACACTGTATATGCCTGTTATGGGAAGCTTACCAACAGCTTGTGCAG GAAACCGAGCCAAGAAGGGTCATTAA